A portion of the Macaca mulatta isolate MMU2019108-1 chromosome 4, T2T-MMU8v2.0, whole genome shotgun sequence genome contains these proteins:
- the LOC721200 gene encoding complement C4-A isoform X8, with protein sequence MRPSTDTITVTVENSHGLRVRKKDVYLPSSIFQDDFVIPDISEPGTWKISARFSDGLESNSSTQFEVKKYVLPNFEVKITPGKPYILMVPGHLDEIQLDIQARYIYGKPVQGVAYVRFGLLDEDSKKTFLRGLESQTKLVNGQSHISFSKAEFQDALGKLNMGMTDLLGLRLYVAAAIIESPGGEMEEAELTSWSFVSSPFSLDLSKTKRHLVPGAPFLLQALVREMSGSPASGIPVKVSATVSSPGSVPEVQNIQQNTDGSGQVSIPIIIPQTISELQLSVSAGSPYPAIARLTVAAPPSGGPGFLSIERPDSRPPRVGDTLNLNLRAVGSGATFSHYYYMILSRGQIVFMNREPKRTVTSVSVFVDHHLAPSFYFVAFYYHGDRPVANSLRVDVQAGACEGKLELSVDGAKEYRNGESVKLHLETDSPALVALGALDTALYAAGSKSHKPLNMGKVFEVMNSYDLGCGPGGGDSALQVFQAAGLAFSDGEQWTFSRKRLGCPKEKTTRRKRNVNFQKAINEKLGQYTSPTAKRCCQDGVTRLPMRRSCEQRAARVQQPDCREPFLSCCQFAESLRKKNRTRGQVGLQRALEILQEEDLIDEDDIPVRSFFPENWLWRVETVDRFQILTLWLPDSLTTWEIHGLSLSKTKGLCVAAPVQLRVFREFHLHLRLPMSVRRFEQLELRPVLYNYLARNLTVSVHVSPVEGLCLAGGGGLAQQVLVPAGSARPVAFSVVPTAAAAVSLKVVARGSFDFPVGDAVSKVLQIEKEGAIHTEELVYELNPLDHRGRTLEIPGNSDPNMIPDGDFNSYVRVTASDPLDTLGSEGALSPGGVASLLKLPQGCGEQTMIYLAPTLAASRYLDKTEQWSALPPETKDHAVDLIQKGYMRIQQFRKADGSYAAWLSRDSSTWLTAFVLKVLSLAQEQVGGSPEKLQETSKWLLSQQQADGSFQDPCPVLDRNMQGGLVGSDETVALTAFVTIALHHGLAVFQDEGAEELKQRVEASISKANSFLGEKASAGLLGAHAAAITAYALTLTKASGDLRGVAHNNLMAMAQETGDNLYWGSVTSSQSNAVSPTPAPRNPADPMPQAPALWIETTAYALLHLLLHEGKAEMADQTAAWLTRQGSFQGGFRSTQDTVIALDALSAYWIASHTTEERRLNVTLSSTGRSGFTSHALQLNNRQIRGLEEELQFSLGSKINVKVGGNSKGTLKVLRIYNVLDMKNTTCQDLQIEVTVKGHVEYTMEANEDYEDYEYDELPARDDPGVPLQPVTPLQLFEGRRNRRRREAPKVVEEQESRVHYTVCIWRNGKVGLSGMAIADITLLSGFHALRADLEKLTSLSDRYVSHFETEGPHVLLYFDSVPTSRECVGFEAVQEVPVGLVQPASAALYDYYNPERRCSVFYGAPSKSRLLATLCSAEVCQCAEGKCPRQRRALERGLQDEDGYRMKFACYYPRVEYGFQVKVLREDSRAAFRLFETKITQVLHFTKDVKATVNQTRNFLVRASCRLRLEPGREYLIMGLDGATYDLEGHPQYLLDSNSWIEEMPSERQCRSTRQRAACAQLHDFLQEYGTQGCQV encoded by the exons ATGCGCCCGAGCACTGACACCATCACAGTCACGGTGGAG AACTCTCACGGCCTCCGCGTGCGGAAGAAGGACGTGTACCTGCCCTCGTCCATCTTCCAGGATGACTTTGTGATCCCAGACATCTCAGA GCCAGGGACCTGGAAGATCTCAGCCCGATTCTCAGATGGCCTGGAATCCAATAGCAGCACCCAGTTTGAGGTGAAGAAATATG TCCTTCCCAACTTTGAGGTGAAGATCACCCCTGGAAAGCCCTACATCCTGATGGTGCCAGGCCATCTTGATGAAATCCAGTTAGACATCCAGGCCAG GTACATCTATGGGAAGCCAGTGCAGGGGGTGGCATATGTGCGCTTTGGGCTCCTAGATGAGGATAGTAAGAAGACTTTCCTTCGGGGGCTGGAGAGTCAGACCAAG CTGGTGAATGGACAGAGCCACATTTCCTTCTCAAAGGCAGAGTTCCAGGATGCCCTGGGGAAGCTGAATATGGGCATGACTGACCTCCTGGGGCTACGCCTCTACGTTGCTGCAGCCATCATTGAGTCTCCAG GTGGGGAGAtggaggaggcagagctcacaTCCTGGTCTTTTGTGTCATCTCCCTTCTCCTTGGATCTTAGCAAGACCAAGCGACACCTTGTGCCTGGGGCCCCTTTCCTGCTGCAG GCCTTGGTCCGTGAGATGTCAGGCTCCCCAGCTTCTGGCATTCCTGTCAAAGTTTCTGCCACAGTGTCTTCTCCAGGGTCTGTTCCTGAAGTCCAGAACATTCAACAAAACACAGATGGCAGCGGCCAAGTCAGCATTCCAATCATTATCCCTCAGACCATCTCAGAGCTGCAGCTCTCG GTATCTGCAGGCTCCCCCTATCCAGCCATAGCCAGGCTCACTGTGGCAGCCCCACCTTCAGGAGGCCCCGGGTTTCTGTCTATTGAGCGGCCGGATTCTCGACCTCCTCGTGTTGGGGACACTCTGAACCTGAACTTGCGAGCCGTGGGCAGTGGGGCCACCTTTTCTCATTACTACTACATG ATCCTATCCCGAGGGCAGATCGTGTTCATGAATCGAGAGCCCAAGAGGACCGTGACCTCGGTCTCCGTGTTTGTGGACCATCACCTGGCACCCTCCTTCTACTTTGTGGCCTTCTACTACCATGGAGACCGCCCAGTGGCCAACTCCCTGCGAGTGGATGTCCAGGCTGGGGCCTGCGAGGGCAAG CTGGAGCTCAGTGTGGATGGTGCCAAGGAATACCGGAACGGGGAGTCCGTGAAGCTCCACTTAGAAACTGACTCCCCAGCCCTGGTGGCGCTGGGAGCCTTGGACACAGCTCTGTATGCTGCAGGCAGCAAGTCCCACAAGCCCCTCAATATGGGCAAG GTCTTTGAAGTTATGAACAGCTATGATCTCGGCTGTGGTCCTGGGGGTGGGGACAGTGCCCTTCAGGTGTTCCAGGCAGCGGGCCTGGCCTTTTCTGATGGAGAACAATGGACCTTCTCCAGAAAGA GACTGGGCTGTCCCAAGGAGAAGACAACCCGGAGAAAGAGAAACGTAAACTTCCAAAAGGCGATTAATGAGAAAT TGGGTCAGTATACTTCCCCAACAGCCAAGCGCTGCTGCCAGGATGGGGTGACACGTCTGCCCATGAGGCGTTCCTGCGAGCAGCGGGCAGCCCGAGTGCAGCAGCCGGACTGCCGGGAGCCCTTCCTGTCCTGCTGCCAATTTGCTGAGAGTCTGCGCAAGAAGAACAGGACCAGGGGCCAGGTGGGCCTCCAACGAG CCCTGGAGATCCTGCAGGAGGAGGACCTGATTGATGAGGATGACATTCCCGTGCGCAGCTTCTTCCCAGAGAACTGGCTCTGGAGAGTGGAAACAGTGGACCGCTTTCAAAT ATTGACATTGTGGCTCCCCGATTCTCTGACCACGTGGGAGATCCACGGCCTGAGCCTGTCCAAAACCAAAG GCCTATGTGTGGCCGCCCCAGTCCAGCTGCGGGTGTTCCGCGAGTTCCACCTGCACCTCCGCCTGCCCATGTCTGTCCGCCGCTTTGAGCAGCTGGAGCTGCGGCCTGTCCTCTATAACTACCTGGCTAGAAACCTGACT gtgaGCGTCCACGTGTCCCCAGTGGAGGGGCTGTGCCTGGCTGGGGGCGGAGGGCTGGCCCAGCAGGTGTTGGTGCCTGCGGGCTCTGCCCGGCCTGTCGCCTTCTCTGTGGTGCCCACAGCAGCCGCCGCTGTGTCCCTGAAGGTGGTGGCTCGAGGGTCCTTCGACTTCCCTGTGGGAGATGCCGTGTCTAAGGTTCTGCAGATTGAG AAGGAAGGGGCCATCCATACAGAGGAGCTGGTCTATGAACTCAACCCCCTGG ACCACCGAGGCCGGACCTTGGAAATTCCTGGCAACTCTGATCCCAATATGATCCCTGATGGGGACTTTAACAGCTACGTGAGGGTTACAG CCTCAGATCCATTGGACACTTTGGGCTCTGAGGGGGCCTTGTCCCCAGGAGGCGTGGCCTCCCTCTTGAAGCTTCCTCAAGGCTGTGGGGAGCAAACCATGATCTACTTGGCTCCGACACTGGCTGCTTCCCGCTACCTGGACAAGACAGAGCAGTGGAGTGCACTGCCCCCCGAGACCAAGGACCACGCTGTGGATCTGATCCAGAAAG GCTACATGCGGATCCAGCAGTTTCGGAAGGCGGATGGTTCCTATGCGGCTTGGTTGTCACGGGACAGCAGCACCTG gCTCACAGCCTTTGTGCTGAAGGTCCTGAGTTTGGCCCAGGAGCAGGTAGGAGGCTCGCCTGAGAAACTGCAGGAGACGTCTAAATGGCTTCTGTCCCAGCAACAGGCTGATGGCTCGTTCCAAGACCCCTGTCCAGTGTTAGACAGGAACATGCAG GGGGGTTTGGTGGGCAGTGATGAGACTGTGGCACTCACAGCCTTTGTGACCATCGCCCTTCATCATGGGCTGGCCGTCTTCCAGGACGAGGGTGCAGAGGAATTGAAGCAGAGAGTG GAAGCCTCCATCTCAAAGGCAAACTCATTTTTGGGGGAGAAAGCGAGTGCCGGGCTCCTGGGTGCCCACGCAGCTGCCATCACGGCCTATGCCCTGACACTGACCAAGGCTTCCGGGGACCTGCGGGGTGTTGCCCACAACAACCTCATGGCAATGGCCCAGGAGACTGGAG ATAACCTGTACTGGGGCTCAGTCACTAGTTCTCAGAGCAATGCCGTGTCGCCCACGCCAGCCCCTCGCAACCCAGCCGACCCCATGCCCCAGGCTCCAGCCCTGTGGATTGAAACCACAGCCTACGCCCTGCTGCACCTCCTGCTTCACGAGGGCAAAGCGGAGATGGCAGACCAGACTGCAGCCTGGCTCACCCGTCAGGGCAGCTTCCAAGGGGGATTCCGCAGTACCCAA GACACGGTGATTGCCTTGGATGCCCTGTCTGCCTACTGGATTGCCTCCCACACCACCGAGGAGAGGAGACTCAATGTGACTCTCAGCTCCACAGGCCGCAGTGGGTTCACGTCCCACGCGCTACAGCTGAACAACCGCCAGATTCGCGGCCTGGAGGAGGAGCTGCAG TTTTCCTTGGGCAGCAAGATCAATGTGAAGGTGGGAGGAAACAGCAAAGGAACCCTGAAG GTCCTTCGTATCTACAATGTCCTGGACATGAAGAACACGACCTGCCAGGACCTGCAGATAGAAGTGACAGTCAAAGGCCACGTCGAGTACACGA TGGAAGCAAACGAGGACTATGAGGACTATGAGTACGATGAGCTTCCAGCCAGGGACGACCCAGGTGTCCCTCTGCAGCCCGTGACACCCCTGCAGCTGTTTGAGGGTCGGAGGAACCGCCGCAGGAGGGAGGCGCCCAaggtggtggaggagcaggagtcCAGGGTGCACTACACCGTGTGCATCTG GCGGAACGGCAAGGTGGGGCTGTCTGGCATGGCCATCGCGGACATCACCCTCCTGAGTGGATTCCACGCCCTGCGTGCTGACCTAGAGAAG CTGACCTCCCTCTCTGACCGTTACGTGAGTCACTTTGAGACCGAGGGGCCCCACGTCCTGCTGTATTTTGACTCG GTTCCCACCTCCCGGGAGTGCGTGGGCTTTGAGGCTGTGCAGGAAGTTCCCGTGGGGCTGGTGCAGCCGGCCAGCGCAGCCCTGTACGACTACTACAACCCGG AGCGCAGATGTTCTGTGTTTTACGGGGCACCAAGTAAGAGCAGACTCCTGGCCACCTTGTGTTCTGCTGAAGTCTGCCAGTGTGCTGAGG GGAAGTGCCCTCGCCAGCGTCGCGCCCTGGAGCGGGGTCTGCAGGACGAGGATGGCTACAGGATGAAGTTTGCCTGCTACTACCCCCGTGTGGAGTACG GCTTCCAGGTGAAGGTTCTCCGAGAAGACAGCAGAGCGGCTTTCCGCCTCTTTGAGACCAAGATCACCCAAGTCCTGCACTTCA CCAAGGATGTCAAGGCCACTGTTAATCAGACACGCAACTTCCTGGTTCGAGCCTCTTGCCGCCTTCGCTTGGAACCTGGGAGAGAATATTTGATCATGGGTCTGGATGGGGCCACCTATGACCTCGAGGGACA CCCCCAGTACCTGCTGGACTCGAATAGCTGGATCGAGGAGATGCCTTCTGAACGCCAGTGCCGGAGCACCCGCCAGCGGGCAGCCTGCGCACAGCTCCACGACTTCCTCCAGGAGTATGGCACTCAGGGGTGCCAGGTGTGA
- the LOC721200 gene encoding complement C4-A isoform X4, with product MRLLWGLIWASSFFTLSLQKPRLLLFSPSVVHLGVPLSVGVQLQDVPRGQVVKGSVFLRNPSHNNVPCSPKVDFTLSSDRDFALLSLQVPLKDVKSCGLHQLLRGPEVQLVAQSPWLKDSLSRKTNIQGVNLLFSSRRGHLFLQTDQPIYNPGQRVRYRVFALDQKMRPSTDTITVTVENSHGLRVRKKDVYLPSSIFQDDFVIPDISEPGTWKISARFSDGLESNSSTQFEVKKYVLPNFEVKITPGKPYILMVPGHLDEIQLDIQARYIYGKPVQGVAYVRFGLLDEDSKKTFLRGLESQTKLVNGQSHISFSKAEFQDALGKLNMGMTDLLGLRLYVAAAIIESPGGEMEEAELTSWSFVSSPFSLDLSKTKRHLVPGAPFLLQALVREMSGSPASGIPVKVSATVSSPGSVPEVQNIQQNTDGSGQVSIPIIIPQTISELQLSVSAGSPYPAIARLTVAAPPSGGPGFLSIERPDSRPPRVGDTLNLNLRAVGSGATFSHYYYMILSRGQIVFMNREPKRTVTSVSVFVDHHLAPSFYFVAFYYHGDRPVANSLRVDVQAGACEGKLELSVDGAKEYRNGESVKLHLETDSPALVALGALDTALYAAGSKSHKPLNMGKVFEVMNSYDLGCGPGGGDSALQVFQAAGLAFSDGEQWTFSRKRLGCPKEKTTRRKRNVNFQKAINEKLGQYTSPTAKRCCQDGVTRLPMRRSCEQRAARVQQPDCREPFLSCCQFAESLRKKNRTRGQVGLQRALEILQEEDLIDEDDIPVRSFFPENWLWRVETVDRFQILTLWLPDSLTTWEIHGLSLSKTKGLCVAAPVQLRVFREFHLHLRLPMSVRRFEQLELRPVLYNYLARNLTVSVHVSPVEGLCLAGGGGLAQQVLVPAGSARPVAFSVVPTAAAAVSLKVVARGSFDFPVGDAVSKVLQIEVNGAPLNTSGGGCGQQDRLPTSPISPDHRGRTLEIPGNSDPNMIPDGDFNSYVRVTASDPLDTLGSEGALSPGGVASLLKLPQGCGEQTMIYLAPTLAASRYLDKTEQWSALPPETKDHAVDLIQKGYMRIQQFRKADGSYAAWLSRDSSTWLTAFVLKVLSLAQEQVGGSPEKLQETSKWLLSQQQADGSFQDPCPVLDRNMQGGLVGSDETVALTAFVTIALHHGLAVFQDEGAEELKQRVEASISKANSFLGEKASAGLLGAHAAAITAYALTLTKASGDLRGVAHNNLMAMAQETGDNLYWGSVTSSQSNAVSPTPAPRNPADPMPQAPALWIETTAYALLHLLLHEGKAEMADQTAAWLTRQGSFQGGFRSTQDTVIALDALSAYWIASHTTEERRLNVTLSSTGRSGFTSHALQLNNRQIRGLEEELQFSLGSKINVKVGGNSKGTLKVLRIYNVLDMKNTTCQDLQIEVTVKGHVEYTMEANEDYEDYEYDELPARDDPGVPLQPVTPLQLFEGRRNRRRREAPKVVEEQESRVHYTVCIWRNGKVGLSGMAIADITLLSGFHALRADLEKLTSLSDRYVSHFETEGPHVLLYFDSVPTSRECVGFEAVQEVPVGLVQPASAALYDYYNPERRCSVFYGAPSKSRLLATLCSAEVCQCAEGKCPRQRRALERGLQDEDGYRMKFACYYPRVEYGFQVKVLREDSRAAFRLFETKITQVLHFTKDVKATVNQTRNFLVRASCRLRLEPGREYLIMGLDGATYDLEGHPQYLLDSNSWIEEMPSERQCRSTRQRAACAQLHDFLQEYGTQGCQV from the exons ATGAGGCTCCTCTGGGGGCTGATCTGGGCATCCAGCTTCTTCACCTTGTCTCTGCAGAAGCCCAG GTTGCTCTTGTTCTCTCCTTCTGTGGTTCATCTGGGGGTCCCCCTATCGGTGGGGGTGCAGCTCCAGGATGTGCCCCGAGGACAGGTAGTGAAAGGATCAGTGTTCCTGCGAAACCCATCTCATAATAATGTCCCCTGCTCCCCAAAGGTGGACTTCACCCTTAGCTCAGACAGAGACTTCGCACTCCTCAGTCTCCAG GTGCCCTTAAAAGATGTGAAGAGCTGTGGCCTCCATCAACTCCTCAGAGGCCCTGAGGTCCAGCTGGTGGCCCAGTCGCCATGGCTAAAGGACTCTCTGTCCAGAAAGACGAACATCCAGGGCGTCAACCTGCTCTTCTCCTCTCGCCGGGGGCACCTCTTTTTGCAGACGGACCAGCCCATTTACAACCCTGGCCAGCGGG tTCGGTACCGGGTCTTTGCTCTGGATCAAAAGATGCGCCCGAGCACTGACACCATCACAGTCACGGTGGAG AACTCTCACGGCCTCCGCGTGCGGAAGAAGGACGTGTACCTGCCCTCGTCCATCTTCCAGGATGACTTTGTGATCCCAGACATCTCAGA GCCAGGGACCTGGAAGATCTCAGCCCGATTCTCAGATGGCCTGGAATCCAATAGCAGCACCCAGTTTGAGGTGAAGAAATATG TCCTTCCCAACTTTGAGGTGAAGATCACCCCTGGAAAGCCCTACATCCTGATGGTGCCAGGCCATCTTGATGAAATCCAGTTAGACATCCAGGCCAG GTACATCTATGGGAAGCCAGTGCAGGGGGTGGCATATGTGCGCTTTGGGCTCCTAGATGAGGATAGTAAGAAGACTTTCCTTCGGGGGCTGGAGAGTCAGACCAAG CTGGTGAATGGACAGAGCCACATTTCCTTCTCAAAGGCAGAGTTCCAGGATGCCCTGGGGAAGCTGAATATGGGCATGACTGACCTCCTGGGGCTACGCCTCTACGTTGCTGCAGCCATCATTGAGTCTCCAG GTGGGGAGAtggaggaggcagagctcacaTCCTGGTCTTTTGTGTCATCTCCCTTCTCCTTGGATCTTAGCAAGACCAAGCGACACCTTGTGCCTGGGGCCCCTTTCCTGCTGCAG GCCTTGGTCCGTGAGATGTCAGGCTCCCCAGCTTCTGGCATTCCTGTCAAAGTTTCTGCCACAGTGTCTTCTCCAGGGTCTGTTCCTGAAGTCCAGAACATTCAACAAAACACAGATGGCAGCGGCCAAGTCAGCATTCCAATCATTATCCCTCAGACCATCTCAGAGCTGCAGCTCTCG GTATCTGCAGGCTCCCCCTATCCAGCCATAGCCAGGCTCACTGTGGCAGCCCCACCTTCAGGAGGCCCCGGGTTTCTGTCTATTGAGCGGCCGGATTCTCGACCTCCTCGTGTTGGGGACACTCTGAACCTGAACTTGCGAGCCGTGGGCAGTGGGGCCACCTTTTCTCATTACTACTACATG ATCCTATCCCGAGGGCAGATCGTGTTCATGAATCGAGAGCCCAAGAGGACCGTGACCTCGGTCTCCGTGTTTGTGGACCATCACCTGGCACCCTCCTTCTACTTTGTGGCCTTCTACTACCATGGAGACCGCCCAGTGGCCAACTCCCTGCGAGTGGATGTCCAGGCTGGGGCCTGCGAGGGCAAG CTGGAGCTCAGTGTGGATGGTGCCAAGGAATACCGGAACGGGGAGTCCGTGAAGCTCCACTTAGAAACTGACTCCCCAGCCCTGGTGGCGCTGGGAGCCTTGGACACAGCTCTGTATGCTGCAGGCAGCAAGTCCCACAAGCCCCTCAATATGGGCAAG GTCTTTGAAGTTATGAACAGCTATGATCTCGGCTGTGGTCCTGGGGGTGGGGACAGTGCCCTTCAGGTGTTCCAGGCAGCGGGCCTGGCCTTTTCTGATGGAGAACAATGGACCTTCTCCAGAAAGA GACTGGGCTGTCCCAAGGAGAAGACAACCCGGAGAAAGAGAAACGTAAACTTCCAAAAGGCGATTAATGAGAAAT TGGGTCAGTATACTTCCCCAACAGCCAAGCGCTGCTGCCAGGATGGGGTGACACGTCTGCCCATGAGGCGTTCCTGCGAGCAGCGGGCAGCCCGAGTGCAGCAGCCGGACTGCCGGGAGCCCTTCCTGTCCTGCTGCCAATTTGCTGAGAGTCTGCGCAAGAAGAACAGGACCAGGGGCCAGGTGGGCCTCCAACGAG CCCTGGAGATCCTGCAGGAGGAGGACCTGATTGATGAGGATGACATTCCCGTGCGCAGCTTCTTCCCAGAGAACTGGCTCTGGAGAGTGGAAACAGTGGACCGCTTTCAAAT ATTGACATTGTGGCTCCCCGATTCTCTGACCACGTGGGAGATCCACGGCCTGAGCCTGTCCAAAACCAAAG GCCTATGTGTGGCCGCCCCAGTCCAGCTGCGGGTGTTCCGCGAGTTCCACCTGCACCTCCGCCTGCCCATGTCTGTCCGCCGCTTTGAGCAGCTGGAGCTGCGGCCTGTCCTCTATAACTACCTGGCTAGAAACCTGACT gtgaGCGTCCACGTGTCCCCAGTGGAGGGGCTGTGCCTGGCTGGGGGCGGAGGGCTGGCCCAGCAGGTGTTGGTGCCTGCGGGCTCTGCCCGGCCTGTCGCCTTCTCTGTGGTGCCCACAGCAGCCGCCGCTGTGTCCCTGAAGGTGGTGGCTCGAGGGTCCTTCGACTTCCCTGTGGGAGATGCCGTGTCTAAGGTTCTGCAGATTGAGGTGAATGGAGCACCCCTGAATACAA GTGGTGGGGGATGTGGACAGCAGGACAGGCTGCCAACTTCCCCCATTTCCCCAGACCACCGAGGCCGGACCTTGGAAATTCCTGGCAACTCTGATCCCAATATGATCCCTGATGGGGACTTTAACAGCTACGTGAGGGTTACAG CCTCAGATCCATTGGACACTTTGGGCTCTGAGGGGGCCTTGTCCCCAGGAGGCGTGGCCTCCCTCTTGAAGCTTCCTCAAGGCTGTGGGGAGCAAACCATGATCTACTTGGCTCCGACACTGGCTGCTTCCCGCTACCTGGACAAGACAGAGCAGTGGAGTGCACTGCCCCCCGAGACCAAGGACCACGCTGTGGATCTGATCCAGAAAG GCTACATGCGGATCCAGCAGTTTCGGAAGGCGGATGGTTCCTATGCGGCTTGGTTGTCACGGGACAGCAGCACCTG gCTCACAGCCTTTGTGCTGAAGGTCCTGAGTTTGGCCCAGGAGCAGGTAGGAGGCTCGCCTGAGAAACTGCAGGAGACGTCTAAATGGCTTCTGTCCCAGCAACAGGCTGATGGCTCGTTCCAAGACCCCTGTCCAGTGTTAGACAGGAACATGCAG GGGGGTTTGGTGGGCAGTGATGAGACTGTGGCACTCACAGCCTTTGTGACCATCGCCCTTCATCATGGGCTGGCCGTCTTCCAGGACGAGGGTGCAGAGGAATTGAAGCAGAGAGTG GAAGCCTCCATCTCAAAGGCAAACTCATTTTTGGGGGAGAAAGCGAGTGCCGGGCTCCTGGGTGCCCACGCAGCTGCCATCACGGCCTATGCCCTGACACTGACCAAGGCTTCCGGGGACCTGCGGGGTGTTGCCCACAACAACCTCATGGCAATGGCCCAGGAGACTGGAG ATAACCTGTACTGGGGCTCAGTCACTAGTTCTCAGAGCAATGCCGTGTCGCCCACGCCAGCCCCTCGCAACCCAGCCGACCCCATGCCCCAGGCTCCAGCCCTGTGGATTGAAACCACAGCCTACGCCCTGCTGCACCTCCTGCTTCACGAGGGCAAAGCGGAGATGGCAGACCAGACTGCAGCCTGGCTCACCCGTCAGGGCAGCTTCCAAGGGGGATTCCGCAGTACCCAA GACACGGTGATTGCCTTGGATGCCCTGTCTGCCTACTGGATTGCCTCCCACACCACCGAGGAGAGGAGACTCAATGTGACTCTCAGCTCCACAGGCCGCAGTGGGTTCACGTCCCACGCGCTACAGCTGAACAACCGCCAGATTCGCGGCCTGGAGGAGGAGCTGCAG TTTTCCTTGGGCAGCAAGATCAATGTGAAGGTGGGAGGAAACAGCAAAGGAACCCTGAAG GTCCTTCGTATCTACAATGTCCTGGACATGAAGAACACGACCTGCCAGGACCTGCAGATAGAAGTGACAGTCAAAGGCCACGTCGAGTACACGA TGGAAGCAAACGAGGACTATGAGGACTATGAGTACGATGAGCTTCCAGCCAGGGACGACCCAGGTGTCCCTCTGCAGCCCGTGACACCCCTGCAGCTGTTTGAGGGTCGGAGGAACCGCCGCAGGAGGGAGGCGCCCAaggtggtggaggagcaggagtcCAGGGTGCACTACACCGTGTGCATCTG GCGGAACGGCAAGGTGGGGCTGTCTGGCATGGCCATCGCGGACATCACCCTCCTGAGTGGATTCCACGCCCTGCGTGCTGACCTAGAGAAG CTGACCTCCCTCTCTGACCGTTACGTGAGTCACTTTGAGACCGAGGGGCCCCACGTCCTGCTGTATTTTGACTCG GTTCCCACCTCCCGGGAGTGCGTGGGCTTTGAGGCTGTGCAGGAAGTTCCCGTGGGGCTGGTGCAGCCGGCCAGCGCAGCCCTGTACGACTACTACAACCCGG AGCGCAGATGTTCTGTGTTTTACGGGGCACCAAGTAAGAGCAGACTCCTGGCCACCTTGTGTTCTGCTGAAGTCTGCCAGTGTGCTGAGG GGAAGTGCCCTCGCCAGCGTCGCGCCCTGGAGCGGGGTCTGCAGGACGAGGATGGCTACAGGATGAAGTTTGCCTGCTACTACCCCCGTGTGGAGTACG GCTTCCAGGTGAAGGTTCTCCGAGAAGACAGCAGAGCGGCTTTCCGCCTCTTTGAGACCAAGATCACCCAAGTCCTGCACTTCA CCAAGGATGTCAAGGCCACTGTTAATCAGACACGCAACTTCCTGGTTCGAGCCTCTTGCCGCCTTCGCTTGGAACCTGGGAGAGAATATTTGATCATGGGTCTGGATGGGGCCACCTATGACCTCGAGGGACA CCCCCAGTACCTGCTGGACTCGAATAGCTGGATCGAGGAGATGCCTTCTGAACGCCAGTGCCGGAGCACCCGCCAGCGGGCAGCCTGCGCACAGCTCCACGACTTCCTCCAGGAGTATGGCACTCAGGGGTGCCAGGTGTGA